CAGTAATGAAAAACTTGTTAGGGAGTTGAGAGCTTCACTGACGCCCCATTTATAGGTGTTCAGTGGCATCCTGAGTTTCTCTTGGGACATAAGTTTTTAAAAGACCAAGGACTCTTTGATTATTTTGTTAAGAGTTTTAAATAAAGCTTAAGGACTTTAAATTGGTACTACTTTTGATATTGAAAAGGAGGACGTGCTTAAGTAGAAAAAATCTTTTGATCATTTAGTTTACACTTAAGAGCCCAGCCGGTTGGTTGGGTTCTTTTGTCGTATTTTAGAAGCAAGATTTCAGGACTTAGAAAGGGAGGGAAGATTTTTCACTTGCTATTTTTGAGTTTTTTAGATAAAATGAAAGCGTTATCATTTCAAAAATAGATAGGAAGTGGTCAAGTCATCTTTTTGATGGTTGACCTTATAACTTCCGAATAAGGAGAAACGTATGTTAATTGGTATTCCAAAAGAAATCAAAAATAACGAGAACCGTGTGGCTCTAACGCCTGCGGGTGTCCAAAGTCTTGTGGCTAAGGGACATGTCGTGTTAATCGAAACAAATGCAGGCCTTGGCTCTGGTTTTGCGGATGCAGATTATGCCAATCAAGGTGCCAAAATTGTTGCAACTGCTGCAGAAGCCTGGGCAGCAGAACTTGTTGTTAAAGTTAAGGAGCCACTTGCTGAAGAATATGGCTTCCTTCGTGAGGATCTTTTACTCTTTACCTACTTGCACATGGCAGCAGCGCCAGAATTGGCAGATGCTATGGTCAATGCTAAGACAACAGGTGTGGCCTATGAAACAGTACGTAGCCAAGAAGGTCACCTACCACTTTTGGTTCCAATGAGTGAAGTCGCAGGACGTATGGCCGTTCAAATCGGTGCTCACTTCTTGACCAAACAAGAGGGTGGTTCTGGCGTTCTCCTAGGTGGGGTACCTGGTGTTCCTAAAGGGAAAGTGACTATTATCGGTGGTGGTGTCGTAGGGACACATGCAGCCCGTATCGCACTTGGACTTGGGGCTCAAGTGACTATTCTTGATATCAGTGCCAAACGTTTGTCTGTCCTTGAGGAAGTCTTTGGTAGCCAAATTCAAACACTTATGTCAAATCCGTTCAATATTGAAGCGAGTGTTCGTGATGCTGATGTGGTTATCGGTGCAGTTCTTATCCCAGGGGCAAAAGCGCCGAAACTCGTTACTGACCATATGGTTAAACAAATGCGTCCAGGTTCTGTTATTGTTGACGTTGCCGTTGACCAAGGTGGGGTTGTTGAAACTGCGGATCGCGTGACCACTCACGATGAGCCCGTTTATGAAACACATGGTGTCCTTCACTATGCCGTTGCCAATATCCCAGGAGCTGTGGCACGTACATCAACCATTGCCCTTACCAATGTCACTTTGCCTTATATCGAAGCCCTGGCAGGAAAAGGATTCAGAAAGGCAATTAACGACGACGAAGGCCTTCGTCAAGGGGTCACAACCTACCAAGGTCGTATCACTAGCAGACCGGTTGCAGAGGGACTAAACAGAGATTATACTGCCATTGACGAATTGGCATAAATAGACTATTGACCATAAACAAAGAGGAGTTGTACCATGATGTGGTTGACTCCTTTTTTTGTGGTCTAAGATAAGAACTGCCACAAAGACTGAAAATATAGGAGTTTTTCTAATGTTACTCTTATTTTATGCTATAATGAGTAGAAATAATAAGGGCAGTAATGAGTACCTATAATGCTTTTTATTCTTGCTTACCAATAGGAGGTTTTATCGTGACTAATCATGTTCGCGTTTTCACAGCAATTGTCTTTTCTCAGCTTGTCGTTCTTTATTTTGGTTTTCGTATGGATGTCTCTTTGACCGAACTGCTAACTACAGTAGCTGCGGCATCCCTGGTTGAGATTATTTATCATGTGAAGCTTGTTCGTAAGATAGGAGCCAATATTTCTTTTGAAACTTTTTGGAAAAACTGTGACCAACTTTTTAGAAAAAATGCTGTACTATTGGCTATTTTACTTTGTGACCTGCTTATTTTTAAAGGTGGGGATTTCATGGCCTTCATTCTTTGGCAAGTTACCTTTGTTGTCTTGGTAAGTATTATCATCATGGCATCAAATAATGCACCGGACGCATGATAATACTTAAATTTTGCAATGAAAGAATTTAAATAATGTTTAGTATTCATAGAAATCATTTGTCAGACCAGGGCGTTGACTATGTCACTTTTGGTCGAGGAGATAAGGTTCTCGTTATCATTACGGGATTAAGTTTGCAAGGCTTAAGTGATATGTCTGACCTTGCCATTTGCTCGTTATTTTATCGATATGCTAAGGAGTATACGGTCTATATTTTTGATAGAAAGAACCATATCAAAGAAGGTATTTCAATTGAGAATATGGTTGATGACCTCTATCATTCTTTACAAGAATTGCATATTGCTAATGCCTCTATCATAGGCATGTCACAAGGTGGTATGATTGCTCAGCTGTTTGCTATTAAGTATCCTCAAAAGGTGACTAGTCTGGTGTTAGCTCTGACATTCTCTCGAAATAATGAAATCAGTAGAGACACTATCGGAGGCTGGATTGAGATGGCTAAAAATGGTGAGATAGCTAAGCTCAATAAGGATTCAATGTGTAAAACATTTTCGTCTCCTATGTTAAAGAAATTATATGTGATTAATAAACTATTTTTGAAGACTGTGAGTGTTGAAAAACAAGAACGATTTGTCCGTTTAGCCAAGTCAATTCTTGAGTTTGATTGCCATAAGTCCCTTGATAAAATCACCTGCCCGACTCTTGTCTTGGGGGCTAAAAAAGATTTGGTTCTGGGAGTGGATGGTGCAAGGGAACTTGCAAATAGCATTCCAAATGCTTCCTATTATGAATTTAGTAAACTGGGGCACGCAGCCTTTATTGAAAGTAAGCAATTTAATAAAATGATATTAGAATTTCTGCGAAAGAATGCTTAGGTAGTGGACCGATAGAAAAACTATTAAAATAGAATGAGAAAGGGGTTACAATAAAAGCTGTAGCCTCTTTTTATTTCCAGTTCAATTGTGTGCAGTCTGAAAAATTAAATGATAGAATGGCGGTAGATAGGAGGATACAGAAATGTTAAACTATGATTTGATTGTTATCGGTTTCGGTAAAGCCGGTAAAACTCTGGCTGCTAAGATGAATGCAGCTGGTAAGAAAGTTGCTGTCATCGAGCGCAGTAAAGCGATGTATGGTGGTACTTGCATTAATATTGCTTGTATCCCAACTAAGACTATGATTGTTGCGGCTGAGAAGGGCTGGTCTTTTGACGACACTATGAAAGAACGTGGTGCGGTGACTGGTCGTCTTAATGCTAAGAATTATAAGATGTTGGCAGACAATGGCGTTGATGTCATTGATGCAGAGGCACATTTTGTGTCAAATAAGGTTATTGAAGTAGTAGCTGGTGATGACCGCCAAGAGCTTACAGCTGAGACTATTGTTATCAATACTGGTGCTGTGTCTAATGTCTTGCCTATTCCTGGTTTGACAACAACTGAGCATGTCTATGATTCAACTGGTATTCAAACCCTTAAAGCCTTGCCAAAACGTCTGGGTGTCCTAGGTGGTGGTAATATCGGTCTTGAATTTGCTGGTCTTTATAACCGTTTGGGAAGCCAAGTGACTGTCTTGGATGCAGCGACTAGCTTCTTGCCACGTGTAGAGCCATCTATTGCTAAGTTGGCCAAGGAATACATGGAAGAGGACGGCATTGTCTTTGAGCAAGGTGTTAAAACATCTGAAGTTAAGAATGACGGTGATGAAGTTGTCGTTGTTACTGACAAAGGCGAGTTCCGTTTTGATGCGCTCCTCTATGCGACAGGACGCAAGCCTAATATCGAACCCCTTCACTTGGAAAATACAGATATTGCCTTGACTGAACGTGGTGGTATCCAGGTCAATAAACATTTGGAAACAAGTGTTCATGGTGTCTTTGCGGTGGGGGATGTTAATGGTGGTCTCCAATTCACTTACATTTCACTAGATGATTTCCGTATTGTCTTTAACTACTTGACAGGGGATGGTAGCTATAACCTTGAAACACGTGGAGCAGTTCCAACTGCCATGTTCCTCAACCCACCTTTGGCACAGGTTGGCCTTACTGAAGACCAAGCCAAGGAACAAGGTTTGCCAGTAGCAGTTAAAGAAATGCCAGTGGCAGGTATGCCTCGTGGTCATGTTAACGGTGATTTGCGCGGTGCTTTCAAAGCTGTGGTAAACCCTGAAACTAAGGAAATCTTGGGAGTGACCCTCTTTGGTCAAGAATCCCATGAAATTATCAATCTAATTACCCTGGCGATGAATCATCACATTCCATATACAGATTTGGCTAAACAAATCTTTACTCACCCAACTATGGCTGAGAACCTAAACGATTTGTTTGCGATTTAAAATGAAAAGAGCCGAGAGGCTCTTTTTTGTGAGTATATCATCCATACAAAGCAACACTCTAGGTTAGATGTCGCTTTTTTTTGCGCTTTGATGATAAGATAGAAGTGACATAGGAAAATTCCTTAGATTGGTGCTCTTTGTCTCCTTTGAATGCTTGATTGACCTTGAGTCACCACTAGAATCTGTATGAAAAATCTAGAAAGACACTCGCCTGCAAATTCGTCTGTGAGTGTGTATAGCTTATGACTAAGAAAGTAGGAGTGGGCAAGGCTCACAGTAAGATTATTTTGATGGGGGAGCACTCGGTCGTTTATGGTCATCCTGCTCTTGCCCTCCCTCTTAAGGATATTGAGGTTGTCTGTCAGATTCAGGCGGCTGAGACTCCTTTGACGCTCAAGGCTCAAGATCCCTTGACGACGGCGATTTTTTCAGCGCTTAATTATCTGAAAATCAAGAATCAGCCTATCAGCTATGCTATTAAGTCTAGTGTCCCTGAGAAGCGTGGCATGGGGTCGTCTGCTGCAGTGGCCATTGCGGCAATTCGAGCGGTCTTTGATTATTTTGATCAGGAGCTTAGCCAGGAGACCTTGGAAATGCTGGTTCATCAGGCGGAGACTATTGCCCATAGTAAACCTAGTGGTTTAGATGCAAAGACCTGCTTGAGTGACAAAGCCATTAGCTTTACGCGAAACATTGGTTTCAAGGAAATCGAGGTCAATTTAGGTGCCTATCTGGTCATTGCTGATACGGGAATCCATGGAAATACCCGTGAGGCCGTGGAAAAGGTTGAGGATATTGGTTTAGATGCCTTGTCAGATCTCAACCAACTGGGCGAATTAAGTCAGCAGGCAGAGGAAGCCCTCAAAGCCAAGAATCAAAAGCTTCTTGGTCAGCTCATGTCTCAAGCCCATAATCACCTTAAATCTTTAGGGGTGTCTTGTGATTTGTCGGATCTTCTAGTAGCAACTGCTCTGGAGCAAGGTGCACTGGGAGCCAAGATGTCAGGTGGAGGATTGGGTGGTTGCATTATTGCCCTAACAAGTACTAAAGACCAAGCCCGAACGATTGCTAAAAAACTTCAAGAAAAAGGAGCCGTAAACACGTGGATAGAAAGCCTGTAAGCGTCAAATCGTACGCAAATATTGCTATTGTCAAATACTGGGGTAAGGCGGATGCGGAGCGTATGATTCCTTCAACCAGTAGTATCTCACTGACTTTGGAAAATATGTATACGGAAACCAAGTTATCTTTTCTGCCTGAGGATGCGACTGGTGATGTCATGTATATCGATGATGAGCTCCAAGGGGAAAAAGAAACAACCAAGGCCAGCAAGGTTTTAGATCTCTTCCGTACTAATCCAAACCAACATGTCAAGATTGAAACTTGGAACAACATGCCAACAGCAGCGGGTCTATCCTCAAGTTCCTCAGGACTTTCTGCCCTAGTTAAAGCAGCTAACGAGCTCTTCCAAGTCGGAAAAACGCAGTCTGAATTAGCTCAAATTGCCAAGTTTGCTTCAGGCTCATCATCACGTTCTTTCTTTGGACCATTGGCAGCCTGGGACAAGGATAGTGGTGAGGTTTACCCGGTTGAAACAGACCTTAAATTGGCCATGATTATGCTGGTTTTGACAGATCAAAAGAAACCCGTATCAAGCCGGGACGGTATGAAATTGTGCACCGAAACATCGACCTCTTTCCCAGAGTGGATTAAACAGTCTGAGCAGGATTACAAGGATATGTTAGACTATCTCAAGGCTAATGATTTCCAAGCAGTCGGTGAGCTCACTGAAGCTAATGCTCTTCGTATGCACCAAACAACAAGTACGGCTAACCCACCATTTTCATATCTAACGGAAGCCTCTTATCAGGCTATGGACAAGGTTAAGGCCCTCCGTGCCTCTGGTGAGCAGTGTTACTTTACTATGGATGCAGGACCAAATGTTAAGGTGCTCTGTCTGGAAGAAGACCTAGACCGCCTAGCTGACCACTTCCGTAAGGACTATCAGGTCATTGTTTCACTCACCAAGGAGTTGCCAGATGCCTAAGCAGTCGGTCAATCAGGTCACAGTAAAAACAGGTGGGAAACTCTACATTGCTGGAGAATACTCAGTCTTAACAGCTGGGCAGACAGCCCTAATCCAATTTATTCCTATTTTCATGTCAGCAGATGTCAAGGAAGCACAAACTACCCAGTTGTCCTCAGACATGTTTGACTATAGTGTGGGCCGTGAGCTAGACGCAAATTACGCCCTCATTCAAGAGGCTTTGAATACTTTTGAGGCCTTTTGTGGTGAGAAGTTACCCGCTCTGGACCTTTCCATCACTGGAAAGTTGGAACGAGATGGGGTTAAATTTGGTATTGGTTCTTCGGGTTCTGTTGTGGTATTGACCCTCAAGGCCTTGGCAGCAGCCCTTCAGAAAGACTTATCCAAAGACATTCTCTTTAAATTAGCTAGCTACACCCTCCTCAAGCAAGGAGATAATGGTTCTATGGGAGATTTAGCTTGTATCGTATACGAGGATCTGATTTCCTATCGTTCTTTTGACCGTGAAAAAATAGCAGAGCTTATAGACCAAATAACTCTATCAGAGCTTTTGGATAAAGACTGGGGCTATCGTATCAGTCCTGTAGTGCCAGTTCTCCAAGCTCACTTTTTGGTGGGGTGGACCAAGCAAGCTGCTATTTCAAAAGACATGGTTAAGATGGCCAAATCTCGTATATCAAGCAAGTATCTAAGTGAAACAGAAGTTGCTGTCCAAGATGCCCTCAAGGCACTGGAAACAGGAAATAAGAATTTACTTAAGAGCAGCCTTCAAACTGTCAGTGACCAGTTGGAATCACTTAGTCCAGATATTTATGTGGACAAGCTGAAAAAACTCAAAGAAGCTGAGCAAGGCCTAGATGCCATTGCTAAGTCCTCTGGAGCAGGAGGTGGCGACTGTGGTATCGCCTTTGCTTTTGACCAAGCAAGCCGAGATACCTTAGTTGAGCGCTGGCAAGAGGAAGGAATAGAGCTTTTGTATGAGGTTTAGGGGTCAGCTAAGTAGACATTATCACGCAAGAAAGTAAAGAAATAACCTATGACAAATCGTAAAGACGATCACATCCGTTATGCCCTCAAGTACCAGTCGCCCTACAATAGTTTTGACGATATGGAACTTATCCACAAGTCTCTACCGACTTATGATTTAGATCAGATTGACTTGTCCACACATTTTGCGGGACGAGATTGGGATTTTCCTTTTTATATTAATGCCATGACAGGTGGTTCTGCCAAGGGTGGGGCTGTCAATCGAAAACTAGCTGAGGTGGCCAGTCGAACAGGTATTCTCATGGTGACAGGTTCCTACAGTGCTGCTCTAAAGGGGGAAGCACCAGAATCCTTTGACTATCGCCAAGAGTTTCCAGACTTAGACCTTGCAACCAATATCGGTGTGGATAAGCCTGTGGACTTGGGGATTAAGACTGTGGGAGCAATGAATCCAGTCTTTCTACAACTTCATGTCAACCTTATGCAAGAGCTCCTCATGCCTGAAGGAGAGCGTATTTTCCATACCTGGAAGGAAAATGTGGCGGCTTATGCACAGAAAATAGAGGTTCCTCTTGTGCTTAAGGAGGTCGGCTTTGGTATGGATGTGGAAACCATTCGTTACGCCATGTCTCAGGGTATCAAAACTGTGGATATCTCAGGTCGTGGTGGGACTAGCTTCGCCTATATTGAAAATAGTAGAGGCGGTAACCGTGATTACCTCAATGACTGGGGACAAAGCACCGTTCAGACCCTCTTGCAAGCCCAAGACCTTCGTGAAGATGTGGAAATCTTAGCCTCTGGCGGCGTGCGCAATCCACTTGATATGGTTAAATGTCTGGTCTTAGGAGTAAAAGGTGTAGGCCTCTCACGAACAGTTCTTGAATTGGTGGAACGTAATCCTGTGGATAAGGTTGTGGCTATTGTCAATGGCTGGAAGGATGACCTTCGTCTCATCATGTGTGCCCTTGATTGTCAAACTGTTGATGAGCTCAAATCTGTAGATTACATCTTACACGGTAAGCTACAAGGGACTTATATCAAGCAAAGAAAGTAGGAAAGAGCGTGAAATTTCTAGAATTAAGCAAAAGAAATTTTAAAAGAAGTAAATTGTTTCTTTTTTAAAATCCTTAATTTTGTTTCTCAATCTTGGTTTGACAATTTTAACGCATTCGACCAAAAGACTAATTTGGTTGTTTTTGTCATCGATTGCCTTGCTTCTAGCGAGCTAAGTGAGCAATTAACGAGACTTTCCGCTGTGAGAAAAGTTCTAGAAATACTTGTATTTCTAGAACTCGGAATTTTTGAGAGTAAAACAGTTTGGGGAACTGTTTTAGCCTGAGCCTAGAAATTAAAAAGTGAAGGGTCT
Above is a window of Streptococcus salivarius DNA encoding:
- the ald gene encoding alanine dehydrogenase, producing MLIGIPKEIKNNENRVALTPAGVQSLVAKGHVVLIETNAGLGSGFADADYANQGAKIVATAAEAWAAELVVKVKEPLAEEYGFLREDLLLFTYLHMAAAPELADAMVNAKTTGVAYETVRSQEGHLPLLVPMSEVAGRMAVQIGAHFLTKQEGGSGVLLGGVPGVPKGKVTIIGGGVVGTHAARIALGLGAQVTILDISAKRLSVLEEVFGSQIQTLMSNPFNIEASVRDADVVIGAVLIPGAKAPKLVTDHMVKQMRPGSVIVDVAVDQGGVVETADRVTTHDEPVYETHGVLHYAVANIPGAVARTSTIALTNVTLPYIEALAGKGFRKAINDDEGLRQGVTTYQGRITSRPVAEGLNRDYTAIDELA
- a CDS encoding alpha/beta fold hydrolase, whose translation is MFSIHRNHLSDQGVDYVTFGRGDKVLVIITGLSLQGLSDMSDLAICSLFYRYAKEYTVYIFDRKNHIKEGISIENMVDDLYHSLQELHIANASIIGMSQGGMIAQLFAIKYPQKVTSLVLALTFSRNNEISRDTIGGWIEMAKNGEIAKLNKDSMCKTFSSPMLKKLYVINKLFLKTVSVEKQERFVRLAKSILEFDCHKSLDKITCPTLVLGAKKDLVLGVDGARELANSIPNASYYEFSKLGHAAFIESKQFNKMILEFLRKNA
- a CDS encoding FAD-containing oxidoreductase gives rise to the protein MLNYDLIVIGFGKAGKTLAAKMNAAGKKVAVIERSKAMYGGTCINIACIPTKTMIVAAEKGWSFDDTMKERGAVTGRLNAKNYKMLADNGVDVIDAEAHFVSNKVIEVVAGDDRQELTAETIVINTGAVSNVLPIPGLTTTEHVYDSTGIQTLKALPKRLGVLGGGNIGLEFAGLYNRLGSQVTVLDAATSFLPRVEPSIAKLAKEYMEEDGIVFEQGVKTSEVKNDGDEVVVVTDKGEFRFDALLYATGRKPNIEPLHLENTDIALTERGGIQVNKHLETSVHGVFAVGDVNGGLQFTYISLDDFRIVFNYLTGDGSYNLETRGAVPTAMFLNPPLAQVGLTEDQAKEQGLPVAVKEMPVAGMPRGHVNGDLRGAFKAVVNPETKEILGVTLFGQESHEIINLITLAMNHHIPYTDLAKQIFTHPTMAENLNDLFAI
- the mvk gene encoding mevalonate kinase, whose amino-acid sequence is MTKKVGVGKAHSKIILMGEHSVVYGHPALALPLKDIEVVCQIQAAETPLTLKAQDPLTTAIFSALNYLKIKNQPISYAIKSSVPEKRGMGSSAAVAIAAIRAVFDYFDQELSQETLEMLVHQAETIAHSKPSGLDAKTCLSDKAISFTRNIGFKEIEVNLGAYLVIADTGIHGNTREAVEKVEDIGLDALSDLNQLGELSQQAEEALKAKNQKLLGQLMSQAHNHLKSLGVSCDLSDLLVATALEQGALGAKMSGGGLGGCIIALTSTKDQARTIAKKLQEKGAVNTWIESL
- the mvaD gene encoding diphosphomevalonate decarboxylase; the protein is MDRKPVSVKSYANIAIVKYWGKADAERMIPSTSSISLTLENMYTETKLSFLPEDATGDVMYIDDELQGEKETTKASKVLDLFRTNPNQHVKIETWNNMPTAAGLSSSSSGLSALVKAANELFQVGKTQSELAQIAKFASGSSSRSFFGPLAAWDKDSGEVYPVETDLKLAMIMLVLTDQKKPVSSRDGMKLCTETSTSFPEWIKQSEQDYKDMLDYLKANDFQAVGELTEANALRMHQTTSTANPPFSYLTEASYQAMDKVKALRASGEQCYFTMDAGPNVKVLCLEEDLDRLADHFRKDYQVIVSLTKELPDA
- a CDS encoding phosphomevalonate kinase, coding for MPKQSVNQVTVKTGGKLYIAGEYSVLTAGQTALIQFIPIFMSADVKEAQTTQLSSDMFDYSVGRELDANYALIQEALNTFEAFCGEKLPALDLSITGKLERDGVKFGIGSSGSVVVLTLKALAAALQKDLSKDILFKLASYTLLKQGDNGSMGDLACIVYEDLISYRSFDREKIAELIDQITLSELLDKDWGYRISPVVPVLQAHFLVGWTKQAAISKDMVKMAKSRISSKYLSETEVAVQDALKALETGNKNLLKSSLQTVSDQLESLSPDIYVDKLKKLKEAEQGLDAIAKSSGAGGGDCGIAFAFDQASRDTLVERWQEEGIELLYEV
- the fni gene encoding type 2 isopentenyl-diphosphate Delta-isomerase → MTNRKDDHIRYALKYQSPYNSFDDMELIHKSLPTYDLDQIDLSTHFAGRDWDFPFYINAMTGGSAKGGAVNRKLAEVASRTGILMVTGSYSAALKGEAPESFDYRQEFPDLDLATNIGVDKPVDLGIKTVGAMNPVFLQLHVNLMQELLMPEGERIFHTWKENVAAYAQKIEVPLVLKEVGFGMDVETIRYAMSQGIKTVDISGRGGTSFAYIENSRGGNRDYLNDWGQSTVQTLLQAQDLREDVEILASGGVRNPLDMVKCLVLGVKGVGLSRTVLELVERNPVDKVVAIVNGWKDDLRLIMCALDCQTVDELKSVDYILHGKLQGTYIKQRK